Proteins encoded in a region of the Balneolales bacterium ANBcel1 genome:
- the mltG gene encoding endolytic transglycosylase MltG — protein sequence MSITFFGHLSWKQWGIAVLVFSLSFLLVFLSRSYRLYSSEAINASVAAELFLYEPSTLEELMELLDEQHVVYDRKELQWASDIFGYRRFNPGRYVLEGPVSYQDFLTRFALGLQDPMPLRVPAGASKEALKIHIARQMRFEIGELEEAMRDTAFLNQHELEPHLIYGRMLPDTYEVFWTTGPRRLLARLLSEFDSRVTQPHAGRMEELGRTVDEITTLASIIEWEARYDHEKPAISGLYWNRLNRRWRLQADPTVNYAKGERARLVFADYRIDHPYNTYRIHGLPPGPITNPSYAAISAALYPEDHNYMYMVATPEGTHAFSRTYAEHRQKSREWTDWLREERRKRAEMEREEALRRAEEQN from the coding sequence ATGAGCATCACATTTTTCGGACACCTCAGCTGGAAACAGTGGGGAATTGCCGTTCTGGTTTTCAGCCTCTCTTTTCTGTTGGTTTTTTTATCGAGAAGTTATCGCTTGTACAGCAGCGAGGCCATCAACGCTTCGGTTGCGGCCGAATTGTTCCTGTATGAGCCGTCTACGCTTGAGGAGCTTATGGAGCTGCTTGACGAGCAACACGTAGTTTACGATCGAAAAGAACTGCAGTGGGCATCCGATATTTTTGGCTACCGCCGGTTTAACCCGGGACGATACGTGCTGGAGGGCCCTGTCAGCTATCAGGATTTCCTGACCCGATTCGCGCTGGGCCTGCAGGATCCTATGCCGCTTCGTGTTCCGGCAGGAGCATCCAAAGAGGCGCTTAAAATCCATATCGCCCGGCAGATGCGGTTTGAGATTGGCGAGCTGGAGGAAGCCATGCGCGACACCGCGTTTCTGAACCAGCACGAACTGGAGCCACATCTGATTTATGGAAGAATGCTTCCCGATACGTACGAGGTATTCTGGACTACGGGGCCGCGCAGACTGCTCGCAAGGCTTTTGTCGGAGTTCGACAGCCGTGTTACGCAGCCCCATGCCGGCCGCATGGAGGAGCTGGGGAGAACGGTGGATGAAATCACCACCCTGGCCTCAATTATTGAATGGGAGGCGCGCTATGATCATGAAAAGCCCGCCATCAGTGGTCTTTACTGGAACCGGCTCAACCGGCGATGGCGGCTTCAGGCCGATCCCACAGTGAATTACGCCAAGGGAGAACGTGCCCGCCTGGTGTTTGCCGACTACCGCATTGATCATCCCTACAATACCTATCGAATCCACGGACTGCCGCCCGGCCCCATTACCAATCCCTCATATGCAGCTATCTCGGCAGCGCTCTATCCCGAGGATCACAATTACATGTACATGGTCGCCACGCCGGAAGGAACCCACGCGTTTTCACGTACCTACGCCGAACACCGTCAAAAAAGCCGGGAATGGACAGACTGGCTCCGTGAGGAGCGCAGAA
- a CDS encoding DUF3096 domain-containing protein, with the protein MATHIQFIMNNNSGKRRLFHSLLAILTGVLVLLWPDSLYYILGSYLIATGLVFLFFRTPSLIVAASVVTGVFIFAFPSFIPYFFAFFLLVIGIGSLLSGGLTGFAVFPLLAAVLLIMFPDIISIIVAAFLLLYGVTSIVSMIRSRNKDKEIIEVY; encoded by the coding sequence ATGGCCACTCATATCCAGTTCATCATGAACAACAATTCCGGCAAGCGGCGGCTGTTTCACTCGTTGCTGGCGATTTTAACGGGTGTACTGGTCCTGTTATGGCCCGATTCCCTTTACTACATCCTGGGTAGTTACCTGATCGCCACCGGCCTGGTATTTCTTTTCTTTCGTACCCCTTCGCTCATTGTTGCCGCCTCGGTGGTAACCGGAGTGTTTATTTTTGCGTTTCCATCATTCATACCGTACTTCTTTGCGTTTTTTCTGCTGGTAATAGGGATCGGTTCGCTGCTCAGCGGCGGCCTTACGGGATTTGCGGTTTTTCCGCTGCTGGCGGCTGTTCTGCTGATTATGTTTCCCGATATCATATCCATCATAGTGGCTGCGTTTTTGCTCCTGTACGGTGTCACATCCATCGTATCCATGATACGCTCCAGGAACAAGGACAAAGAGATTATCGAAGTATATTAA